A DNA window from Arachis hypogaea cultivar Tifrunner chromosome 18, arahy.Tifrunner.gnm2.J5K5, whole genome shotgun sequence contains the following coding sequences:
- the LOC112773102 gene encoding protein NDR1-like encodes MAEQHSCCSCCFSFIITMGLTALFFWLSLRVDQPKFYLESIYVPALNRSLPSTTKNDTVLFKMKFTNPNKDKGIKYDAVRVNISVFLSQNTTRLLSNSTAVAPFYQGRQKKAHKPSSASFVGNPTPAAGMDGKVYFRVDFATAVKYKILFWYTKRHGMWGGANVEINNGGVKVYPKPVRLGNEPPRIVNGAPEFHGGYRALLPLFLAAWIMRTR; translated from the coding sequence ATGGCGGAGCAACACAGCTGCTGCTCATGCTGCTTCAGCTTCATAATAACCATGGGCCTCACCGCCCTCTTCTTCTGGCTCTCCCTCCGTGTTGACCAACCAAAATTCTATCTCGAGTCAATTTACGTTCCTGCCCTCAACAGATCCCTTCCGTCAACAACAAAAAACGACACTGTTTTATTCAAAATGAAGTTCACGAACCCTAacaaagacaaagggatcaaatACGACGCCGTTCGGGTCAACATCTCCGTCTTCCTCTCCCAAAATACCACGCGCCTACTCTCCAACTCCACCGCCGTCGCTCCTTTCTACCAGGGCCGCCAGAAGAAGGCGCATAAGCCTAGCTCTGCCTCCTTCGTCGGAAACCCTACGCCGGCGGCGGGGATGGACGGGAAGGTGTATTTCCGGGTGGATTTTGCGACCGCGGTGAAGTACAAGATCTTGTTTTGGTACACGAAGCGACACGGTATGTGGGGAGGGGCAAATGTGGAAATTAACAATGGGGGTGTGAAGGTGTATCCGAAACCGGTGAGGCTTGGCAACGAGCCACCGAGGATCGTGAACGGCGCACCGGAGTTCCATGGAGGCTATCGTGCGCTTCTTCCGCTATTCCTAGCTGCGTGGATAATGCGCACTCGTTGA
- the LOC112772219 gene encoding polycomb group protein FIE1, which yields MAKVFGLGSEPVVGSLTPSKKRDYRVTNRLQEGKRPLYAVVFNFIDSRYLNVFATVGGNRITVYQCLEGGVIAVLQSYVDEDKDESFYTVSWASNVDGAPFLVAGGINGVIRVIDTGSERIYKSFVGHGDSINEIRTQALKSSLVISASKDESVRLWNVHTGICILIFAGAGGHRNEVLSVDFHPSDIYKIASCGMDNTVKIWSMKEFWTYVEKSFTWTDLPSKFPTKYVQFPVFNASVHSNYVDCNRWLGDFILSKSVDNEIVLWEPKVKEQTPGEGVVDILQKYPVPECDIWFIKFSCDFHYNQAAIGNREGKIFVWELQSSPPVLIARLSHPQSKSPIRQTAVSFDGSIILSCCEDGTIWRWDDVTNVPPA from the exons atggcGAAGGTTTTTGGTTTGGGGAGTGAGCCAGTGGTGGGTTCACTAACTCCATCGAAGAAGAGAGATTACAGAGTCACCAACCGCCTCCAAGAGGGTAAACGCCCTCTATACGCCGTCGTTTTCAACTTCATCGATTCCCGCTACCTCAACGTTTTTGCCACTGTTGGCGGCAATAGG ATTACGGTTTATCAGTGTCTTGAAGGAGGAGTTATTGCTGTTTTGCAATCTTATGTTGATGAGGAT AAGGATGAATCCTTTTACACAGTGAGCTGGGCAAGCAATGTTGATGGTGCCCCATTTCTGGTGGCTGGAGGAATCAATGGCGTAATCCGAGTCATAGATACTGGTTCTGAGAGGATATACAAG AGCTTTGTTGGGCATGGAGACTCCATAAACGAAATCAGGACCCAAGCATTGAAGTCATCGCTTGTGATCTCTGCAAGCAAA GATGAATCTGTCCGGTTATGGAATGTTCATACTGGAATATGCATTCTGATATTTGCCGGGGCTGGAGGGCATCGTAATGAAGTTTTGAGTGTT GACTTTCATCCATCAGATATATACAAAATTGCTAGCTGTGGCATGGATAATACTGTAAAGATATGGTCGATGAAGG AGTTCTGGACCTACGTGGAAAAGTCATTCACATGGACAGATCTTCCATCTAAGTTTCCCACAAAATATGTGCAGTTTCCT GTATTCAACGCTTCAGTTCATTCAAATTATGTCGACTGTAATAGGTGGCTGGGTGATTTTATCCTTTCAAAG AGTGTTGACAATGAAATTGTCTTGTGGGAGCCTAAAGTGAAGGAACAAACTCCAGGAGAG GGTGTAGTTGACATTCTCCAGAAATACCCTGTTCCTGAGTGTGATATCTGGTTCATCAAGTTTTCTTGTGATTTCCATTACAATCAAGCTGCAATAG GTAACAGGGAAGGGAAGATTTTTGTTTGGGAATTGCAGTCAAGTCCGCCGGTTCTTATCGCAAG GTTGTCGCATCCTCAATCGAAATCTCCAATCCGGCAAACTGCCGTGTCTTTTGATGGAAG TATTATTTTGAGTTGCTGTGAGGACGGCACAATATGGCGCTGGGACGATGTTACAAACGTGCCACCAGCTTAG
- the LOC112773320 gene encoding protein CHLORORESPIRATORY REDUCTION 41, chloroplastic, producing the protein MASTILQFLSSYPTSHSHHPNQNQNHLYSHRPFIEISNIQIHPRKHYSINCTNNNNNNNALSTNYPASDYSNDDSNEEFPTQDPNSSTVNSPETFPIEKRRRSEIVRRRRPKTEISQAEPPNFEVGWKRTKEINLELPIGYVIADFLEKLEELMGKEFGSTELLAKAGEIVAERAREEAEILMDEGKVEERMVTELFRVLKLMEMDLAMVKASVKEETLDERLKQAKARCRQAILVAYSF; encoded by the coding sequence ATGGCTTCCACAATCCTCCAGTTTCTCTCATCATATCCTACTTCTCATTCTCATCATccaaaccaaaaccaaaaccatcTCTATTCCCATAGACCATTTATAGAGATTTCAAATATTCAAATCCACCCAAGAAAGCACTACTCCATCAACtgcaccaataataataataacaataatgccTTAAGCACCAATTATCCAGCTAGTGATTATTCCAATGATGATTCTAATGAAGAATTTCCAACCCAAGATCCGAATTCCAGCACAGTCAACAGTCCAGAGACATTTCCcatagagaagagaagaagatcagAAATAGTGAGGCGAAGAAGGCCTAAAACTGAAATATCACAGGCCGAGCCACCGAATTTTGAGGTTGGTTGGAAGAGGACAAAAGAGATTAATTTAGAGCTGCCAATAGGTTATGTCATAGCTGATTTCTTGGAGAAGCTAGAGGAGCTAATGGGGAAGGAATTCGGGTCGACTGAGTTGCTAGCAAAGGCCGGGGAGATTGTGGCCGAGAGGGCGAGGGAGGAGGCAGAGATACTGATGGATGAAGGGAAAGTGGAAGAGAGAATGGTGACTGAGTTGTTTAGAGTGTTGAAGCTGATGGAAATGGATTTGGCAATGGTGAAGGCTTCTGTGAAGGAAGAGACATTGGATGAGAGGCTCAAACAGGCTAAGGCTAGATGCAGGCAAGCCATTCTTGTTGCTTACTCATTTTGA
- the LOC112773224 gene encoding pentatricopeptide repeat-containing protein At4g04790, mitochondrial-like, with amino-acid sequence MTGPVFRTLQNSRVLFAAARSTISICPCSFKSAVKKMRHSYFSYVRNLTRFRSRSRSAAYSSFFSEFDGDSTLASLKLKQSPASDDSSNVAFKKISSIYYGDSISVKKPMSKRNDNAKESQSQPSISWLSNIYNNNLLLQRKGHSRKKKQRHLFEFSQENRFNKLVRICAKVLGPEATIALFGKVGRDPGIKGYNALIEMCIEKARESSDEDIVIEELGKVFHLFKLMGERGFRLEEQSYRPLLLYTIDMCMVEEFHFFCDAIKDQNASLITRLGYYEMMLWLRVNNEEKIQEICNLIAENDGEEISDLRENYLLALCESERKKEILELLEIINIKKLSSVESVEKIFQALGRHQLEPVAENFLLDFKTSDYETNNITNFIASYAVSIPNLSVENVITKFKDLHQTLEVSPSSSSYEKLILHSCTLREVRVALDIVDEMCEGGLTLSNEMLQSILQTCEETSEYNLVHRIFSTIRQYNLETNDKTFRCMIDLFLKMKDLEGAYRMLDEMGELNLKPSASMYNTIMAECFREKNTSDGVRVLEHMQNADVMPDSETFSYLISNSETEEDIVMYYKELKESGIKPTKQIFMALINAYAACGQLEKAKQVVLDPLIPQKNLNQIKYVLVSVLAAHGQLSEAIHYYEEIKKAGHNLEPKDVMNLIEKTRSDVELDRLLLLLEELNDTDYWDGACCRIILYCIWNKDISSAVNLCKLLKNKYQSDELVTEVLCDKHHSDELVMKVLFDKVFSLINGSESSHLQASLELLSEIKDKLGLVPPKEYHDSLLSAHAKTSELHNANSTKH; translated from the exons atgaccggtccggttttcagaaccttgcaaaATAGTCGCGTTCTCTTCGCTGCGGCAAGAAGCACAATTTCCATTTGCCCGTGTTCCTTCAAAAGTGCTGTGAAAAAAATGCGCCATTCATATTTCTCCTACGTTAGAAATCTAACCCGATTCCGTTCACGTTCACGTTCTGCTGCATACTCTTCCTTCTTTTCGGAATTCGATGGAGATTCTACACTCGCAAGCCTCAAGCTTAAACAATCCCCTGCTTCAG ATGATTCTTCTAATGTGGCGTTTAAGAAGATTTCTTCTATTTACTACg GTGATAGTATCTCGGTGAAGAAACCCATGTCTAAGAGAAATGATAATGCAAAAGAGTCCCAAAGTCAGCCAAGTATATCATGGCTCTCaaacatatataacaataatttaTTGTTACAACGGAAAGGACATTCTCGCAAAAAGAAACAGAGACACTTGTTTGAATTTTCCCAAGAGAACCGTTTTAATAAGTTGGTTAGAATTTGTGCAAAGGTACTTGGACCGGAGGCTACCATTGCATTGTTTGGTAAAGTTGGACGAGATCCAGGGATCAAAGGGTACAACGCACTGATAGAAATGTGCATAGAAAAGGCTAGGGAAAGTAGTGACGAAGACATAGTGATAGAAGAGTTGGGGAAGGTTTTCCATCTTTTTAAATTGATGGGTGAACGAGGATTTCGGCTAGAAGAGCAATCATATCGTCCACTtcttttgtatactattgacatgTGTATGGTTGAAGAGTTTCATTTTTTCTGTGATGCTATCAAAGACCAGAATGCCAGTTTAATTACCAGACTCGGTTACTACGAAATGATGTTGTGGTTAAGAGTTAATAATGAAGAAAAGATTCAAGAAATCTGTAATCTCATTGCAGAGAATGATGGTGAAGAAATTTCTGATTTACGAG AAAATTATTTATTGGCTCTTTGTGAGAGTGAGCGGAAGAAGGAGATATTGGAGCTATTGgaaatcataaacataaaaaagcTTTCATCTGTAGAATCTGTAGAAAAGATATTTCAGGCATTAGGAAGGCATCAATTGGAACCTGTTGCAGAGAACTTCCTTTTGGACTTCAAAACAAGTG ATTATGaaacaaataatattacaaacttcATTGCAAGTTATGCTGTTAGCATCCCAAATTTATCG GTTGAGAATGTCATTACAAAATTCAAGGATTTGCACCAAACACTTGAAGTGTCACCTTCATCCTCATCATATGAGAAGCTAATTTTACATAGCTGTACGTTGCGCGAG GTGCGTGTAGCTCTTGATATTGTTGATGAAATGTGTGAAGGGGGCTTGACTTTATCAAATGAGATGTTACAGTCCATATTACAAACTTGTGAGGAAACATCTGAATATAATTTG GTTCATCGGATCTTCTCTACAATACGCCAGTACAATCTGGAGACAAATGATAAGACATTTAGATGTATGATAGACTTGTTCTTGAAGATGAAAGAC CTTGAAGGTGCATATAGAATGCTCGATGAAATGGGGGAACTGAATTTGAAACCATCAGCTAGCATGTACAATACCATAATGGCAGAATGTTTTAGAGAG AAAAACACGAGTGATGGGGTCAGGGTCCTTGAGCACATGCAGAATGCTGATGTAATGCCTGATTCAGAGACTTTTAGCTACCTGATTAGCAACTCTGAAACAGAAGAGGATATAGTCATG TATTATAAAGAACTGAAGGAATCTGGAATCAAACCTACAAAGCAAATTTTCATGGCCCTTATAAATGCTTATGCTGCTTGTGGACAGTTGGAGAAAGCAAAACAG GTAGTGTTAGATCCATTGATACCACAGAAGAACTTGAACCAAATCAAGTATGTGCTTGTTTCAGTTCTTGCAGCACATGGGCAACTGTCTGAAGCTATTCATTATTACGAGGAAATCAAGAAAGCTGGACATAATTTGGAGCCAAAAGATGTTATGAATCTCATT GAGAAGACTCGGTCCGATGTAGAGCTGGACAGGTTGCTTCTTCTACTTGAGGAATTAAATGATACAGATTACTGGGATGGAGCTTGCTGCAGAATCATCTTGTATTGTATTTGGAACAAGGATATAAG TTCTGCTGTCAACTTGTGTAAGCTCCTCAAGAATAAGTACCAAAGCGACGAACTGGTTACAGAAGTTCTCTGCGATAAGCACCACAGCGATGAATTGGTTATGAAAGTTCTCTTTGATAAG GTGTTCTCTCTCATCAACGGGTCAGAGTCAAGCCATTTGCAAGCGAGCCTCGAACTGCTTTCTGAAATCAAGGATAAGCTAGGCCTTGTGCCTCCAAAGGAATATCATGATTCTCTGCTAAGTGCTCATGCCAAAACCTCTGAATTACATAATGCTAACAGCACAAAACATTGA